In the Rhea pennata isolate bPtePen1 chromosome 4, bPtePen1.pri, whole genome shotgun sequence genome, AATACACACACTGTTAAATCAGTTAAATTGTTTTCAGCTCATTGACAGAATGTGATTTtactgagtttcttttttttcttggtgtgATTTATAGATCTGACTGATTtaaaaaagtttgcattttatatttggCATTTTAGCTGATTTTTTGTGGTGCAACTTTCTAAGGTGGTAGGACACATTTGATAGGTTTAAGGCTGCTTACCAGCAGATCACAAAACATCACTGTCCACACTATAACTTCAGCAAGCAGatgtttttaaagtgaaattatGTTAGGAATTAGTTCTTTGTTTAGCACTGTTTAGTACTTTCATCAGTGTTGTAGACCACAATATTAAGATCCTTGCTGGTAAAGTCTGAGTTAGTGAATAATCATTGAGCTGGATTACTGATAGTGATCTGAATTGCCTAGTTAAATGGTCTCAGTCCAGAAAAATGCATATTAGCACACCCAACTGTGAGGCTATTCAAGAACGAAGGCTGCAAGCTGATGCAGAGAGTATGGAGGAAGGAAATTACCTCTTAGAGATGAGATGAGTTTCTCTGATGAGAAACTGGTAACAGCCTCGGGATGCACTGCCAGTGAATTGCTGTTACGAGTCTAGGGTCATCAGTGGGGGCATAACAAGAGTAATAATCTGCTACAGTGAGGGACATGATCTTAACTGTGTGTGTTGTGATGGTGAAAACTGCTGTTGAAAGTATTATGAGAAGTTCTGGTGTCCCCACTGCCAAGAAAAATGTGGCAATATTAGAGAGAACTCGAAGAGGCCCTAAGCATGATGCAGAATCTGGAGAATAAGACTTGAAGTTGCACAGCTTAAGCAGCTTATCAGAGATAAGGCAGAGAGGTCACTGTGGATAGCTACTTGCATATTGGAGAAGAGGCTTAAGAGTGAAGAATTCATACTTTTTCTGACAAAGCACATAACAGTCTTTCCAAGTGCTGAGATTAGGTGTTGACACTACACAAGTTCAGTTTTGAATTAAGGTGCATTTCCTAATAGAGAGGGACTTTCAATTTCTGAATGATCCCTCCAGAGAAGTGGGAGGCCTGTTGTATAATGAATATGTATTCTTTATATGTTTTTGGCTCCTCTGAGAAGTCTGGTGTGATATAACAAGTTGTAGGGAAATTTTTACGTTTTTCAGTGCAGCCTTTCCTTCATGAGTGATGGAGAGAGCAGAATGCATCTAAGTGTAgacctttttatttataatcACTTCCTGGCTCAGACTTTCACCTTCAGAAGTCAGGCAGAATGTTTTGGCCTTCATGCACAATTGGCTGAATAAATCATGGAGGATTTCTTAGGTTATTTTAAATCATCAGAACCTTCCCAGGACTGGAGATGGAATATTGCAAATAGTCAATCAGTGCTTCACAGAAAGCTTTCTTAGATACGTGTTTGTTATGCAGCAGGTGCTGTGCTGAACAAACCACCAAATTCGGGTTTTGGAAGGAATTTTCTCCAACACCAGTTGACAGAAACCTTGAAGCGGGGCAGCAGGCTCACCAGTCTGTGCTGTATATTGAACACTGTTTCCTGCAATCCTTGGGGCATGGCTCAACAGTTCAGCTTCCAGGCAAAGGCAGACTTGGCACTGAGGTAGCTCTTGATACAACTTTGTGGAGctcatgaagttcagtaaaagcaatgcaaaaggTTGGATATGTGAAATGGAATAACCCCGTGGAACACAACAGACTGGGCACTGACAGGTTAGAAAGCAGTTTTGCGGAAAGGGTCCTGGGGGTGGGTGTCCTAATGGACAAGGTGAGCAGGAGCTGACGGTGCGCTCTTGCGGAGATGAAGGTCAACTGCTGCTGGATTATATTTGCTAGATGGTAACAAGCAGGCCAAGGGAAGTGTTTCTTCCCCTCTATATGGTGCTTGTGAGACAGTAGCTGAAGTGCTGTGTCCAATTtggggctccccagtgcaactggagagagtccagtggaggTCATTGAGGTGGTCAAGGAGCTGGAGTGCATGAtatgtgaggagaggctgaaggaactcagtttattttatatggagaagagaaagtgaaGGCAGATCTTATTGCCATTTTCAACCACCTAATGGAAGGCTGCAGAGAAGatagagccagactcttcttggagGCATGCAGTGAAATGATGGGGTGCAATGGTCACAAATTGCAGTgcaagaaattctgattttgtatAAGCAAAGAAACGAGATGGGGGACAAACAGTGGGATAGTGACCTGAGGAAGTTGTGGGGTTTCCCTCCTCAGAGATATTCATATATCAAGTGGACGCAACCTCAAGTGACCTAATTAACTAGATCTGCTTTCTCTAGAAGTTGTTTCCAACCTAAatttttcagtgattctgtggACTCTTGTTCATTCTGTGGCATGCATCAGTGTAACTGGTTGTTGGAATCACTATAAGGCATTTGGCATTAGATCTCCTAGGCTTCCCATCTCTTTCAGAACCAGGACATGAGAATTCTTTGTTACCTTTGGTAGCTGTGGTTTCCGGgcttttctcatttatattgCCTTTTTCCAAACCTTTGAATAAATCAGGTGTGAGCCCTATCTTGGAGCCATGCATCTTTGGTTCAGGATGAAGTCACTTGTAAAGCAAGTTGAGGCAGTTACGTTGCTATCTAGATCTTGAAATGCTGTTCCCACCAGCATGTGCAAAGTTTGGCCACATGCAGAATAAAAGTAACCAATTAGAAAAAACCTAGAAAGAGCTATCCATTCAATGATGATCCAATAGAAGAATCATTACAATCATTGAAAAAGTAGGTTGGAAGGAATATCTAGAGGTCTCTAGTTCAGTTTTTTGCTCAGTCAGGTTAACTTTTGAGTTTGATCAGGCTACTCAGGGCCATGTCCAATTAAGAAGAATGGAGAGTCCCTATGTTGTGAGCCCACATTCCAGTGCTTAGCCACTGTCTTCTGGCCAGATATCATAATATTTCTCAGAGAAAAGGTTATTTACTAGTctttagaaatagaaagaaagtaGTAAATCATGACTCAGTTTTAATCTTTTACATTCAAAgagaagaattatttaaaatttcacgGTGCAACCTGttaggaaatgaagaaataaagcttATGGGAGTTCAGACATTACATAGGCTGTTCCCATCAGAATAGCTGTTCTGTTCAGCCTAGATGTAATCTGAATTATCTATAGTAAGAGTTTCTGGTTCCCACAACAACAGCAAGCAAGATTTCATGAGTCCATGGAACTTCATTACTTTGGGGAGGTCCGGGGAATAAGGACTGTTCATGATGCTAAAGGGAGCCTAACAGGTTCTAAGGCTggttttcagttctttctaaAGGCACATGCTAATAGCAAATGTGGGGAGTTGTGAAGGAAAATTTTGCTATCTCAGTGGGAGGAAAAGGCAACTTAAAGTAGTGAAAACTTTGACTCTCTTGCCCTGCCTGGTGAGGAACTAATGAAGATTAATCTACCCTGAAGCCtgcccttgctgtgctctggGTTTGTCATTCCCTCTTGCTTGATATCCTACATCTCTGCCTGTGTACCTATTATTGCTATGGCCTAGCTGTGTTCTGTCTGCCTGTTTTCCTTTATGGAGACCTGACTGACTGTTGCTATGTGGGCCATAGTCTTACTGTCCTTTCTTCCCTAGAGTGTGGCTGACTCCTCCTGGATTACGGAGCTTCTCTGGACCTTCTTTGTTCCCTTCACAGTTTACCAAGTAAGGTActatctccctctctctctccttcatttGGGGCAGGGGTTAGGGTGGGCAGAGGAACTGACATTTTTGCCCCCTTCCATTGTAATATAACTTTTTTTGGTATGTGGTGATATGTACCCGCATTGTAGTATCTTAGTGTGGCTTTGTTAGCATTATTTGGTCCAAGCCAGGTGCTTTCAACCAACTTCTGAAGTAGAGAGGGCTCATAGTTCCTGCCTCAGCTGGTGAAGAAGAGTCTCATGAGGCTTTTGTCTCAAGTTTGTCTGGTATTTTTGATACTAGTTGCTCTCTCTGATGTAATTCACCCTATGTTTGTTCAGATCCCATGGGTGGTTCCCTGCATGCAGCTCAGTCCTCTAGCATCTGTCTCTTCCCTGCAATCCTTTGTGAATTGCAGAGGTAGTTCAGACACCTTCCTAAGGCCCTGGCAAGCCTAGATTGGCTGAGCAGTTTTGGTGTAATAAGGGTCTGTAGGCAATGGAAGGGGCTTAGACACATTCTTTCCACTGTGGATGTAGGGGTTGGGCTATTTCGGCAAGGAAAAGTTTTGTGCTGTAGTTTTCCTCTGGCCATATCTGACTTGAGTTTTACTGATCTGTTTTGCTGATCTCTTTTCTGTGGATGGCAATGTCCCCTCATTTGGGGCCTTTTTGGGAACTTGCATGTTATCCTTGAGTGCTATTAAAGATCAGATGAGCCAGTTTTGTCTTCTGAGCTATGCCTTGACCCTAGTTCTGCAAGCTAGTGGTGAGGTTTGACTCTTGACTTTTAGGAAGAGATTTGGGGTgagcagggagagctgaggTGGGGATAGTGCCACTTCACTGTTGATCCCAGATGGGGCTGGCTCCTCCAGCAGCCCTCGAAGCAGTCAGCCCAGTGCTGTTGTCCCCATTCAGGTGGATGCCGTCTGTCCCCAGACGAGCTGAAGAACTGAGTGAAGATTTTGCGCTCCGAGTTCAGGAGGTAGGAGGATGGTGTGGGAGAGGGATGTGTAGGGCTACTGCAACTTGGGATGGTCACAGAGGAGAGTGGGGGTGTAAGCAGAGTTGCAAAGGGCATTTCTGGATGGGTGTATTTGTATGATGGGAACTCTGGCCCTTACTTGTTGTCCCTTAAAACTATTCAATTCTTCGGTGGCCTATTTGCGACTCCCCATTTATCCTTTCTGACAGTTTCAAGGCTCTCCCCATCTAGTTCAAACCTTTTTCAATAAGAACCCACCTTTCATAACACTACAAATGGAACAGTGATTGTTTGTCCATCTTTCCCTTATGTGTTGGGTATCTCACAGCTCCTGTGCCAAAGGTCTTGCATCTCCCTGTCAGCCTGTTGTAGCAGGATGATACTGCGTATTCCTGGTCCTTTCTGTGCTCCATGCAACACTGAAATGCGTCAGTGAGGCTCTGGAGAAATCAGTTCCTAGCCCTTTTCCCCTTGCTGTGGCTCCAAGCAGGCTTGTACATCTGATATACTCCACTACAAGATGGGAATGCCTGGGTCATGCATGTGTTGTGTCATGTACATGTGACTCTCTTGTCTGCATTTCTGTAGCTCTTAGCCATGGAGCTGGGTGTGGTATCCACACGGCTCACTGCAGCAGATAAAACTGAACACATGAAGAGACTGAGACACACGTCACTTCTCCCCTTTGCCCCAGGTATGTGGCCTAGGTAGTTTCCTGACTATGGAGCAACCACCTATGCTTTGCCTTTGGAGAGGCTGCTGTCTGCTCTTGGTCACTCAGGCatggaaggagaggaaaagacacGTCCCCCTGACCCAGACATCCTCTTAGGGACCAGGGTTCTGGGCTGTGTGCCCTAGGCTGTGGGGAGTAGCTAGCTGGAAGGGAGAGGACCACCACTCCCAAACATGAACAGGATGGTGTGTAGGAGATCCTGCTTTCTTAGTGCATCAGATCAAACtagagaaagcagagatgcaCTTTGAGGTGACTCTTATATGCcctcttgttttttctcttgcagccCCAACCCTGGCAGCCAGGCCCAGGATGCCTTCCAGCTTGACTGGTGCTGGGTCCTTTGCTCCTGAGGATGTGAGGATCACAGCAATGGCTCAGCGGGTCAAGGAGGTGCTGCCTCATGTGCCTCTGGAGGTCATCAGGACAGACCTGGGTAAGCACAGGCCTGAGGTATTAGCAGGGACATGGGACCACCTTTCACGCTAAGCTACTTGGataactgaaagcagaagccTGGTCTCTGCTGCACTGTGGAGCATGTTGGCAGCAAGAGTGTGGGTGtcctgacagcagcagctccccctTTAACAGATCCTTTGTGTCCTACAGCCCAGACCAATTGTGTGGATACCACCATTGCCAACTTGCTGGAGGGAAGAGTGCCCTTCTTCCCTGAAAGTAAGGAGGTTAATTCAGACCTGCCTGTCCCGTCTACgtcccaggctgcagctgcttctggcaTCCAGGGTTCCATAGCTGTGTCTTCTTCCAAGGTACTTGGGTGATTGTGGTGTCTCCCCTGCTCTGATTGCTTGCAGCCAGTGTGGCCTGTGTTCAGGGCTACCCATGATGTCAGggaactgaaaattttaaactgaAGGCTAAATTGGCATGCTGGGTGCTTTCAGGGCCAATACAGAGGTCTCCTGGCTTTGTTTGGCtgttttctgattatttttttgtcctttccctTCCAGCCAGCTACAAAGCAGTTTGCAAAGTCCCCTGTGGAGCGGCATCTGTCCTTGCAGGAGCGGAAACGAGCACTCTACGACTATGCCAGGAGGTAAGAGTCCGCCTGCACCTCATCCTCTCTAAGACCCTGCCTCCAGCAGCCATCAGGGTATGCCCTAAGCAAGGCTCAGCCCTCGCTTTGCCTAGTTTCCTCCCATCCTCCTCTTCTGGCACAAGACAGCGGGGCCAAGACTGTGAGTTGTGGTTAGAAGAAGAGGCAACAGATATTTGTCTTCTTTTCACTTCTCGCAAGCATGCAGCCCTTTATCATTCCTGGGAAACGCTCTGTCTCTTCTTTTGTCACTTAGTTTCTGGTTTTGGAGACTAGGTAGAATAGAAGCTGTTTGtcagaaatgcagcttttgGGCCATGGGGCTTAtcagaaaatatgattttgttCTTTGATATTACTGATTTGACTAGTAAAAGTCATTGTGGGACTATAGATAGATTTCTTTTAAGTTAGTATTGATACTATGTAatattccttttgaaaaagaagcttGATGTTTGGCAGCAGTGGTAGTGTAATTAATCTTTCTCTGTGTAAGTGGAGAATGCTAACAAAGAACAGGGAGTGAGTTTGACATCTGTGTATGGCTTTGATGagacaaatatttgaaagagtATCCAGTTCTGCTGTCTggattttatttggaaaagattCTGAAAATTAAGAATAAGTTTGGAGAGAAACCTCAATATAAATTTGAAGGCAAGTAAAGTCTATTAAACTTGTTGTAAATGAGATGGTTCAGGGTATATAATTATCTTTATGGGTGAAGGAACCAGGTATAGAAAGGCTCTTTAATCTgtcagagaaaagcagaatagtAACTAACTGTTGGAAATTGTAGGCAGACAGACTTTACACAGGGAACAGGATAGgtatttctgaaaaggaaattgaTTAATCAGTGGAATAAGCTGCTAGCAAGAATGATGGTTTCTCAGAGCCCGAGTGTCTTCCAGGTGAGCCTGACTGACTCCTTGGAAGATGCTTCAGCCTAAGCTGACAAAAGACCTGCTTGCTGCTGGACAGGGTATTCATTCTAGTCAGTAATAAGCATATGAATACAATTACTGGCAAGCTGTGTGCTGATCTTCCAGGGCCTGTGTACACAAACGTGTACATGGTGTAGCTTTACCAGCCTTCAGAATGGTCATGGTAGAGATGGCTCATGAGGCGTGATGTGCCCTTCTGCAAAAATCTGCTCAGATCTTCATAAACACTTTGATCTCCATCTGGCTGCAGTGGGCAGGTTCAGCTCATCTGACTGAACTTGGCCGGTGACCACACTGTACTGTGTTCCTTTCTAAGGCAGATTTGTCACAGGCACTGGGAGAAGGTGAGAAATTCTGCCCTCTGGCAGTCTCTTTGGCAGGACCTGTGTGTCCAGAAGAGCCACTACTTTTTGCACAGGGAGAAACCATCTGTTGCCAAGATCTGGTGTAGCACTGAGCTTTGTCCAGAACACTCCAGGAGCATTGAGAGAAGGTTATGGGAACACCAGGGTCTATTAAACCTTTGAAGTTCTGTGAGTGTTTGGTGTTCCAtcagtttttctctgttatcAAAAGTCTAGGAAACTTCCATGATTGGAAGTTGAAGTTGGGCGCATTCTAAGTGCACATTCCTAAAAGGCCAGTCCTAGATGACTGCAGATGGCTCTTAGTCACCAAGAATTTAGATAGATCTGTTCTTCTGAAAGATCATTTCAATTTAGAGCGATTATATCTCAGAGCAGTCCTATGGCATAGAGAAGGTTAGACTCTCTATCTTCAGAGTTCTCTGATGACACATGAGCACAGAGGTGGCTGAGGACTTGTGCTGGGCATGATTTGCTCAATGGCAAAGAGAAGGTGGTAGAAATCCTCTCTTATGGCTATCCCCTAGTTTGTGTTGCTCCTCTGTACATTGATTTCTGTGCCACTTTTCTGAAGCTCTTCTGACTGTTGCTAGAGTAGTGGTCTCTAGACTTCTACAAGACAGGGAGAATTTGGAAAAGGTGATTTTTATTCCTGGTCTTTCTTTATTACAAAGAAGAGACTTACAGCCTCCAGCTGCAACATTGCAGCAGTCATAAAAGCAGCTGAGAAATTTATGATCATCTTACCTTTGCTGACCTGCCTGTGGCCGGTGTCCCACCTTCCATCCTGTGTtaactgcagtgctgctgcagtccACTTAACCATGGTCCAGCCCTTTGTcaggttttctcttttctgatcaGCCCTTTGGCTTTTACTAGAAACTCATGCAGTTTGCGATTGGTGACCTCAGCTGAGAAAATTTCCTTTCGCCGTCTCTCTgcgccagccccagccccagggtGCCCTGTCGATCTCACTCCTCTTGTGTGGGGCTGTGGTTTGCAGGTAGCTGGGTATCAAAGTTACACCTGTACTGCCTTATTTTTTCAAGCTGGGTCTGCCACTTCTCACTGCCTGCAGCGAACAGGTAGAGCTGGTAGCAGTGTCTTTCTGGGCAGCATCATGTCCTGTGGTCAGTGTATCATGTAATCCCTGTTGTGGGCTGATCAGGCTTAGCCTCCAAAGTGTTTTTTGAGGGTATGCACAACCAGGTCTGGTTTCTCAGAGAAGTTGTCAGATGATCCCAACAACTCCCCCCTTGCTGCAGAGTTCTGGCCTCTTAGGTTCCCAGTCTCTGTTATGCCAGGTGGTAGTTGCAGCTTTTGCCCTTGGACAGCGTGTCTGGATTGGCAGAGGGCACTGGGAGGTACGCTGTGGGCTGAGCAGCGGGTGTGGGGAGGGCCGCACAGCGTGGTGCCACTTGCGATTGCAGGGGCTCAAgtcagcagctgcagcacaggccTGGCCTTGGCCCGCGCGCGTTGAGCTCCGTCCCTGTTCCCGAGACAGGGCAGATCTTTGCGCGTGGGGTTGTGCCTGCCGGGTGCTCCTGCGGGGATCGCCGCTGCTCCCCCGCCTGGGGGCTCCAGCCGGGGTCGTGGCTGGGCCACCCTGGGGAAGGGTGTGTGtggccgggcgccccggggcccaCCTCACCCCGCTTTGCTCCCGCAGGAGGTTCGCCGAGAAGCACGGCGCAgcgcgggccggcggcagccccTGACCGGCCGCACCGGGACCGGGACTGGGACCGGGACTGGGACCGGAGCCGCgtggcggcgggcgctgcccggccggAGCCGCGGGCTTGTGCGGTCGCGGCGGAAATAAACGGCAGTGCCTGGGCGTCGAGTTGGGTCTGCGGCaccgggcgcggggcggggcggcgtggggcgcggggcggggcggcgtggggcgcggggcggggcggcgtggggcgggggcggggcggcgtggggcgcggggcggggcggcgtggggcgcggggcggggcggcgtggggcgcggggcggggcggcgtggggcgggggcggggcggcgtcgcgccccgccccccggggtTGCGCGGGGCAGCCCGGCTGCGTGCTGCTCTGCacgcgcccggccgccgcccgcgctctTACGGGCACGTAGGCCGTGCTTAAAGGGGCAACGCGGCTGGGCGCCGCCGCCTGGGACGCGCCGGGCGGCGTCAGCGTCAGCGTCTCCTGAGCCGCCACCGGCCAACCGCGCGGGAGCTGCCGGGCCGCAGCGGGCGGGGCGTTGCCGCTTTAAGGGCCGGGGTGCCGGTGGTGTGCATGGTTTACATTGACATGGGGGGCTCGCGGGCGTCACGTGacgggcgggggccgggggccgggctgAGCGCGCGGGACCGCGGGGCCATGGCGTCCGCCGGCGACGACGGTCCgtgcgcggcggggccggggccggggccggggccggggccgggccgggccgggccggggggggcgcgcggggcgggggcggcgcggcgcggggcgggggcgcggcggggccggcccgggggggagggagggggagatgCCGGGCCGGCTGACAGCCCCCCGACAGGCTCCTGGGTAGAGCTGCGCAGTGGTGCGGGGCGCCCCGACCCCGCGCCCTCGCGGTTCTTCTCTTGCCACGCCGACGTGGAGCAGATGCTGCTGGAGGCCCAGCTGGAGACGGAGAGCGGTGACAGGTgaggccggggccggcgggggcctGGCGCCGGGTCCCGCCCGGGTGGCGGAGGGGAGAGGCGGCGCTGGCGGCTGACGGGGCTTCTGTTCGCAGCCCCCTGCTCGTGCTGAGCCCCCCGGCCTGGGATGGCGGTAGCGCTGGCCAGGTCAGCGAGCGACCTGGGGACAGcgagctgctccctgcctgcagccggCCCCAGCCTGGCTGCACTCACCCTCTGCAGGTAAGCAAGCTGGGCTGCCCTGGGCCCTGCCCAGCCGGCACCTGTGGGGCCGGTGCCCCTGGCCTGACCTGCCTCGTGCCCGCTCTTGTTCTAGCGGGATGTGCCGGAGGAGGCTGAGTGGAGGGAGAGGTGCTTGCCAACATCCCTTGCCTGGACCCGCCATCCTGAGCATCTGACTCCAAAGTAAGGCTTGTGTCCCCTGTCAGTGGCTCCTGCCGCCCCCCATTTGCTGTCTGCAACTGCCCCCATCCTGTTGTGCCCTTGTCCTGCTTTGTTCTGCCCCTTTCTCGTGTGCCTTCTCTAACAGCATGGCTTTCCTAGGGAATTTGCCTTTGTGTGCTCCCCCCAGCCGGCCCTGTGGAGCCTGCAGGGAGGTGCagtggggaggaagaagagactcTTCAGTtcagaggtgctgctgcttttcatccCCTCGCTACTGCTCAGCCATCTGCTGACCCTGGGACTAGGGTAAGTTTGTGATGAGTCTGATCTGTGCTGTGGAGTGGCCATGGCTAGAACTGACCCTTCAGGGTGCAGGCATGTGTCTCCTTTGTGGCTGCTGCCCTCTACCTCTCACTACTGGCTTGATGAGCCCAAACTAGCTGTCCTTCTCCTAGGCGCCTTACAGTTTCTCTCCCCAATCCAGAATCTACATTGGGAAGCGGCTGGCAGCCTCCTCAGCAAACCCGCTGTGAAGAGCTGAGCACAGCAAGACAGCTGGGTCCACTGCCCTGCTCCTCCACTTGGCATGTGGAGGGAGTCCAGGCACCAGCACAGCCCATTCGGTCCCAAACTTCATGCGTGTGGCACAAGGCACTGTCTCCCCTTGTCACTTCCATAGCTGTGGCCTAGGGAGCAGatcccttctcttctctgtagACAGAAACTCTGatggcagctccctgctgcaggcagtCCCTGCCCTCTCCATCTCTTGGTTGCGGGTCCATGGTCCTCCTGTTTAATACAGAAGACTGTAAATGTGGCTCCTGAGCCTGCAACAGCACATGTAAATAAacagctctgtgccagctctGGAGGCAGAGCAATGTGCCGACAGTCATTGCGTGAGAGTCCTGGCACTACTGGGCGCAGGGGAGAGCAGCTCCCCCATGGTGTCAAGGTGCTGGTGGCTTTCCCTGCCAAGGGGGCTCCAGGCTGTGGGAGAGTAGGGCCCCGCTCTTTGGAGCGTAGTACAATGCTGCTCGGTGGCTGGCTTTGGAAAGGCCCCTGGTGGGCTGTGCGCGTGCGTGGGTGAGCACTGGGGCCATACAGGGATATCAGCCCACTGCAGGGTACTAGCTGAGTTAGTCCTTTATTGGTAGGCAcatggctgcagcctgctgcggCAGGGAGACTGGGGCACGGTGCTTCACAGCAGCGTCACTGGAGCTGGTATGGCTGGCGGAGCAGCGGTGTCGGCCTGGCGGAGGTGGGGCTGCAGAGGCAAGTATCGGCAAGAGAATGGCGCCATGCAAAATTCAGTGCTGCCTGGCCACGCTCGCCAACCTGCTTGGCTCCTGTGCAGCCTGGTGTCCTGGCCAGCATGTTTGCTCTTGCTGCAGGATGGGGTGGGTGTCCAAGGGAAGGGAGGCTCCCTTggggtgcagagcagcaggaggggtGGGAGAGTCCAGCACGTTGTGGCAGGGAGCTCCTGTTTCTCATCATCCTGCTTCTGGGATggtctgcaggcagcaggaaaGAACTCCTCTTCGCTGTGGTGGAGTTGCACCACCAGAGGTGCTGAGAACTTGGTGCAGTTTGTGGGAAAGGGGCACTGGCACGGGTGGGGTGTAGCTGGCTCAGGTTAGTGGGAAGGGAAGCCTGGCAGGGGGCTGATGCAGAGCGCGTGGGCAGACGAGGTGTCCCTGGGCAGATGGGTCCCCGtactgccagctgcagggctgtCGCGTCCCTGGAGGGTGGCAGTTGCCAGATTTGGCTGGACATGAGCTAGTGGTGCCCTGCATCTGCCTGGCAGCCCTGAGTGCACAGGGAGTCTGGTGGCCTCAGCCACAAGGGACGTTCCTGATACGGATGATAGTGGAGGGATTATCCAGCGAGAAAGGATGAGAGTAGGGAGCCCATCTAGGgggcagctgggagcagggggGCCATAGGCTTTCCCATCCTCATGGGCGAGGCTGGTGCTGAGCAGATGGTGCAGCTGAGGGTGGGCACCGTGTCAGAGCTGTGACACTCGTTTGGACTTCGGTGGTGGAGGAGGGGGTGACTTCAGCCCCTTGTTTCCATCCAGCGTTGGCGTTGCTGGTGCCTGCAAGCGGAAAGGGTGGTTACCGTGAACAGGTGGTGGCAGAGTGCAGAGTCTGGGGTCGGGGCTAGGTGTACCTTCCCTCCACTTGCCATGTCACTCTGCTCCAGAAACGTCTCGTACACCATGGGGCTGATCTTCCGTGGCAGCGGCGGGGCCTTACTGGCACTCTTCATGCGGCCACCGAAACCGGTGGGAGACAGGGACAGCCCTGTGCGGAGGGGGACAGGGGGTAGGCAGAGCACCCAGCCTGGTGCCCCACAGTGTGAGCAGGGCAGCAAGAGGAGCGCTGTGTACCCCGCTATGGCAGCCAGCTGCCTGGAGCTCCTCCGGGCGCACTGGGGCCACTTGCACCCGCTGTCTCCTATCCCAAACG is a window encoding:
- the AUP1 gene encoding lipid droplet-regulating VLDL assembly factor AUP1: MEPSPAPGPERLFDSHRFPTDGFLLLALLLYAPVGLCLLVLRLFIGVHVFLVSCALPDSVLRRFIVRVMCSVLGLFVRQSDPRLRDVNVRVYIANHVTHFDHNVINLLTSCNTPALNGAPGFICWSRGFMELGVTGSRAELVDSLKAYSSHRGNPPLLLFPEEAATNGRAGLLRFSSWPFSIVDMVQPVALQVQRPLITVSVADSSWITELLWTFFVPFTVYQVRWMPSVPRRAEELSEDFALRVQELLAMELGVVSTRLTAADKTEHMKRLRHTSLLPFAPAPTLAARPRMPSSLTGAGSFAPEDVRITAMAQRVKEVLPHVPLEVIRTDLAQTNCVDTTIANLLEGRVPFFPESKEVNSDLPVPSTSQAAAASGIQGSIAVSSSKPATKQFAKSPVERHLSLQERKRALYDYARRRFAEKHGAARAGGSP
- the LOC134140009 gene encoding BCL2/adenovirus E1B 19 kDa protein-interacting protein 3-like isoform X2 is translated as MASAGDDGSWVELRSGAGRPDPAPSRFFSCHADVEQMLLEAQLETESGDSPLLVLSPPAWDGGSAGQVSERPGDSELLPACSRPQPGCTHPLQRDVPEEAEWRERCLPTSLAWTRHPEHLTPKEFAFVCSPQPALWSLQGGAVGRKKRLFSSEVLLLFIPSLLLSHLLTLGLGIYIGKRLAASSANPL
- the LOC134140009 gene encoding uncharacterized protein LOC134140009 isoform X1; amino-acid sequence: MLLEAQLETESGDSPLLVLSPPAWDGGSAGQVSERPGDSELLPACSRPQPGCTHPLQRDVPEEAEWRERCLPTSLAWTRHPEHLTPKEFAFVCSPQPALWSLQGGAVGRKKRLFSSEVLLLFIPSLLLSHLLTLGLGIYIGKRLAASSANPL